A stretch of the Bacteroidota bacterium genome encodes the following:
- a CDS encoding DUF2279 domain-containing protein, with the protein MRFTIKYLLLLTLSVAYRNSVGQTAQDSTKVLPPIHGARTVNYAADSNSIQPFSKKRFVLVAGAETILYTGSLIGLNELWYKDYPRSSMHSFDDTREWLQMDKVGHVTTSYYIGRVGTQLYKWSGVKRKKAIWYGGMLGSVYQSTIEVLDGYSSEWGFSWGDFASNTAGSLLCIGQELAWDEQRIVLKFSFMQSEYSKFRPNVLGKNLQENILKDYNGQTYWLSVNLASFMRKETKFPKWLNVAVGYGANGMTGGDFNPPYTDADGFQIRHDRYRQYYLSLDVDLTRIKTKSKFLNTVFYSIGYLKIPAPAIEFSEKGVKGSWLGF; encoded by the coding sequence GTGCGATTTACTATTAAATATCTTTTATTACTTACTCTTTCAGTTGCTTATCGTAATTCAGTCGGACAAACTGCGCAAGATAGTACGAAGGTACTTCCACCCATTCATGGAGCGAGAACGGTAAATTATGCGGCAGATTCAAATTCGATTCAACCTTTTTCGAAAAAGCGTTTTGTTCTTGTGGCAGGCGCAGAAACAATATTATACACTGGCTCACTCATTGGCTTAAATGAATTATGGTACAAAGACTATCCGCGTTCATCCATGCATTCTTTTGACGATACCAGAGAATGGTTGCAAATGGATAAAGTAGGACATGTAACAACATCTTATTACATCGGAAGAGTTGGAACTCAACTTTATAAATGGAGTGGTGTAAAACGCAAAAAAGCCATTTGGTATGGTGGAATGTTAGGCTCTGTTTATCAAAGTACAATCGAAGTATTGGATGGATATTCTTCCGAGTGGGGATTTTCATGGGGCGATTTTGCTTCAAATACTGCTGGTTCGTTGTTGTGCATTGGACAAGAATTGGCGTGGGATGAACAGCGCATTGTATTGAAATTCTCGTTTATGCAAAGCGAATATTCAAAATTTCGCCCGAATGTGTTGGGCAAGAATTTGCAAGAAAATATTTTAAAAGATTATAACGGACAAACGTATTGGCTTTCGGTGAATCTCGCTTCGTTCATGCGCAAAGAAACGAAATTTCCTAAATGGCTAAATGTGGCAGTTGGTTATGGTGCAAACGGAATGACAGGTGGAGATTTTAATCCTCCGTATACCGATGCCGATGGTTTTCAAATTCGTCACGATCGTTACCGCCAATACTATTTATCGTTGGATGTAGACTTAACTCGAATAAAAACAAAATCGAAATTCCTGAATACGGTATTTTATTCAATCGGTTATTTGAAAATTCCGGCACCCGCTATTGAGTTTTCTGAAAAAGGTGTAAAGGGAAGTTGGTTGGGGTTTTAA
- a CDS encoding DMT family transporter yields MESHTFEYLGELVALGTTLSWSIGIFPFTEAARRMGPNAVNHIRLVFAVIFLTIISLIVLPISFSDLFTSPLPQHWLWFGASGLIGLALGDYFGFTSFVILGTRIGSIFTTLAPAAALLSAFFLIGERINFIGIIGILITIAGVVWLILNRGGKEPMQNHAIGSVKKGILFAILSAVCQGVGLVLANKGFESQINGHDLPFFQATWIRMIIAASIMYLITIVRGKFKETTQPVLENKNNGVVFALGGTIFGPVIGVSTSMLAVSLLHNKPSVAQTIFALVPVFVLPLSYLFYREKITLKSIIAALIAIAGVMVLIWREHF; encoded by the coding sequence TTGGAAAGCCACACATTTGAATATTTAGGTGAACTAGTAGCATTAGGAACCACACTTTCCTGGAGCATAGGTATATTTCCATTTACCGAAGCGGCCCGCAGGATGGGGCCAAATGCTGTCAATCACATTCGCCTTGTATTTGCAGTCATCTTTTTAACTATTATCTCTCTAATTGTTTTACCCATATCCTTCTCCGATTTATTTACAAGCCCTTTGCCACAGCATTGGCTCTGGTTTGGAGCATCCGGGTTAATCGGATTAGCGCTGGGTGATTATTTCGGGTTTACCTCTTTTGTTATTTTGGGAACCCGCATCGGAAGTATCTTTACAACCCTTGCTCCTGCAGCCGCATTGTTATCCGCATTTTTCCTAATTGGTGAACGCATCAACTTTATTGGAATCATTGGCATTCTCATCACCATTGCCGGAGTTGTATGGTTAATCCTGAACAGAGGCGGAAAAGAACCCATGCAGAATCATGCAATTGGCTCTGTCAAGAAAGGCATTTTGTTTGCGATTTTATCAGCGGTTTGTCAGGGTGTCGGACTAGTACTTGCTAACAAAGGATTTGAATCACAGATAAATGGACACGATTTACCTTTTTTTCAAGCCACTTGGATTCGTATGATCATTGCTGCTTCGATTATGTATTTGATTACCATCGTAAGAGGCAAGTTTAAAGAAACCACTCAACCCGTTTTAGAAAATAAAAACAACGGAGTTGTTTTTGCTTTAGGAGGAACGATCTTCGGTCCTGTTATTGGAGTAAGCACATCTATGTTGGCGGTTTCTTTACTCCACAACAAACCATCCGTAGCCCAAACCATATTTGCTTTAGTGCCGGTTTTTGTATTGCCCCTCTCCTATTTGTTTTACAGAGAAAAAATAACCCTAAAATCAATTATTGCGGCATTGATTGCGATTGCAGGTGTGATGGTGTTGATTTGGAGAGAGCATTTTTAA
- the lpxB gene encoding lipid-A-disaccharide synthase, with protein MNYYIIAGEASGDLHASNLMKSLKVLDTAAQFRCWGGDLMQKQGGEIVKHYRDLAFMGFTEVLMNIRTIFKNIDLCKKDILEHRPDVLILVDYPGFNLRIAEFAKANNIKVFYYISPQIWAWKQSRVHKIKKIVDKMFVILPFEKEFYSRFDYPVDFVGHPLLDAVDNYSSESSELGIVTDKPIIAILPGSRKQEISTLLPLMLSMRKFYPNYQFVVAGAPSQTPEYYQTFFPDKDVKIVFGKTYQLLQKSEAALVASGTATLETALFGVPEVVCYIAGKISYIIAKQLIKVKYISLVNLIMDKEIVRELIQDDLNEQNLKLELDKLLIPETRNKLLADYAELKTKLGGLGASQKTAQLMINYLKQ; from the coding sequence ATGAACTACTACATCATAGCAGGCGAAGCGTCAGGGGATTTACATGCTTCCAATTTAATGAAATCCTTAAAAGTGTTGGATACAGCTGCTCAGTTTCGTTGTTGGGGAGGCGATTTAATGCAAAAGCAAGGTGGCGAAATTGTGAAACATTACCGCGATTTAGCGTTCATGGGATTTACAGAAGTCCTGATGAATATTCGCACCATCTTTAAAAATATTGATTTATGTAAAAAAGATATCTTAGAACATCGTCCGGATGTATTAATCCTTGTGGATTATCCCGGATTCAATCTGCGCATTGCGGAGTTTGCAAAAGCAAACAATATTAAAGTGTTTTATTATATCTCTCCACAAATTTGGGCTTGGAAACAATCACGTGTACATAAAATCAAAAAGATTGTAGACAAAATGTTTGTGATTCTTCCCTTCGAAAAAGAATTTTACAGCCGTTTTGATTACCCTGTTGATTTTGTTGGACATCCTTTGTTGGACGCTGTAGATAATTATTCGAGTGAATCAAGCGAATTGGGAATTGTGACCGATAAACCGATTATTGCGATTTTACCGGGAAGTAGGAAACAAGAAATTTCTACATTATTACCTTTGATGTTATCGATGCGAAAATTTTATCCGAACTACCAATTTGTGGTGGCGGGCGCTCCTTCGCAAACTCCGGAATATTATCAAACCTTTTTTCCGGATAAGGATGTGAAAATTGTTTTTGGAAAAACCTATCAATTGCTTCAAAAATCTGAAGCAGCATTGGTGGCTTCAGGAACAGCAACCCTTGAAACTGCTTTGTTTGGCGTACCTGAAGTGGTGTGTTACATTGCCGGAAAAATCTCATATATAATTGCCAAACAATTGATAAAAGTAAAATACATTTCCTTGGTGAACCTCATTATGGACAAAGAGATTGTTCGAGAGTTGATTCAAGACGATTTGAATGAACAAAATTTGAAATTGGAATTGGATAAACTTCTAATACCCGAAACACGAAACAAACTTCTGGCTGATTATGCCGAACTAAAAACCAAATTAGGCGGTTTGGGTGCATCACAAAAAACAGCGCAGTTGATGATCAATTATTTGAAACAGTAA
- a CDS encoding T9SS type A sorting domain-containing protein: MNAFRKISIIGFCISFFMIAQTAAAQKSQIPAESADFKVFPNPNQSDADTYVSLQGFKAENLLVVVYDMLGREIYSKVELMENDGFLFTITSDGHRLNSGIYLISASANDKVFHQKLIVK, from the coding sequence ATGAACGCATTCAGAAAAATATCCATTATCGGCTTTTGTATTTCATTTTTTATGATTGCTCAAACTGCTGCTGCACAAAAGAGTCAAATCCCTGCAGAAAGTGCTGACTTTAAAGTTTTTCCTAATCCAAACCAAAGTGATGCTGACACCTATGTAAGTTTACAAGGTTTTAAGGCTGAAAATTTATTGGTGGTAGTTTATGATATGCTAGGTCGTGAAATCTACTCGAAAGTAGAATTAATGGAAAACGATGGTTTCTTATTCACCATTACTTCAGATGGTCATCGTTTAAATTCCGGCATCTATTTGATTTCCGCTTCGGCTAATGATAAAGTATTTCATCAAAAACTCATTGTAAAGTAA
- the surE gene encoding 5'/3'-nucleotidase SurE — MKTKRPLILVTNDDGITAPGIASLIEVVKTIGDVVVVAPDKPQSGMGHAITINATLRIHKVNIYGVKEEYSCTGTPVDCVKIAINKILKRKPDIVVSGINHGSNMSINVIYSGTMSAAVEGAIEGVPSVGFSLLNESIDADFTAAKKIVKTIVNQVLENGMPKGVCLNVNIPKVKYDLIKGIKVCRQARANWIEELDERKDPSGKTYFWLTGRFDNYDKGKKDTDVWALENQYVSIVPTQFDMTAHHSIKEIEKWKL, encoded by the coding sequence ATGAAAACAAAACGTCCTTTAATACTCGTTACCAACGATGATGGTATTACTGCTCCAGGAATTGCTTCCTTAATTGAAGTGGTGAAGACCATCGGTGATGTGGTGGTGGTGGCACCCGACAAGCCACAATCAGGCATGGGGCATGCAATTACCATCAATGCCACCTTGCGCATTCACAAAGTAAATATTTACGGTGTAAAAGAAGAGTACAGCTGTACCGGTACTCCAGTAGATTGTGTCAAAATTGCCATCAATAAAATTTTAAAACGCAAACCGGATATAGTGGTGTCAGGAATCAACCATGGATCAAATATGTCCATCAACGTTATTTATTCCGGAACAATGTCGGCTGCTGTTGAAGGTGCTATTGAAGGCGTTCCTTCAGTAGGTTTTTCATTGCTGAATGAATCCATTGATGCTGATTTTACAGCCGCAAAAAAGATTGTAAAAACAATCGTAAATCAAGTCCTTGAAAATGGAATGCCTAAAGGTGTTTGTTTAAACGTAAATATTCCGAAAGTAAAATACGATTTGATTAAAGGAATAAAAGTATGCCGACAAGCACGAGCAAACTGGATTGAAGAGCTGGACGAACGAAAAGATCCTAGCGGGAAAACCTATTTTTGGCTCACCGGCCGATTTGATAACTATGATAAAGGGAAAAAAGATACGGACGTATGGGCATTGGAAAATCAATACGTTTCGATTGTTCCTACTCAGTTTGATATGACCGCACACCATTCGATTAAAGAAATTGAAAAGTGGAAACTTTAA
- a CDS encoding DUF3108 domain-containing protein — MKTRLFFLFLFLQLSLLAQKNCTIENNSFKAGEQFNYKIFYNWGAIWMEAGEASFSVFLNKMNGKNVYHFVGLGATYPKYDWFYKVRDKYESYTDTATLKPLRFIRDAKEGGSYTYDDYVFNQKKNKVYTSSKRNRKPSKLDSISVNACTNDVMTAIFYARCLDFSKYKPKDTIPITFVLDGEVFPSYIRYLGKETIKSELLGTVRCIKFSPKLIEGTIFKGGEGMVVWVTDDENKMPVYVETPIVVGTIKVRLFKYEGLKNPINCIVPK, encoded by the coding sequence ATGAAAACACGGCTGTTTTTCTTATTTCTTTTCCTTCAACTGTCGCTTTTAGCACAGAAGAATTGCACAATAGAAAACAACAGTTTTAAAGCCGGAGAACAATTCAATTATAAAATATTCTACAATTGGGGAGCCATCTGGATGGAAGCCGGTGAAGCGAGTTTCAGTGTTTTCCTAAATAAAATGAACGGCAAAAATGTGTATCATTTTGTAGGGTTAGGAGCAACTTATCCAAAGTATGATTGGTTTTATAAAGTCCGCGATAAATATGAATCGTATACGGATACTGCAACATTAAAACCATTGCGCTTTATTCGCGATGCCAAAGAAGGTGGAAGTTATACCTATGATGATTATGTGTTTAACCAGAAAAAAAACAAGGTATATACCTCTTCCAAGCGCAATCGAAAGCCGTCAAAATTAGATTCAATTAGTGTTAATGCTTGCACCAATGATGTGATGACGGCCATATTTTATGCACGTTGTTTGGATTTTTCAAAATACAAACCCAAAGATACCATCCCGATTACGTTTGTTTTAGATGGAGAAGTGTTCCCTTCTTATATTCGCTATCTTGGAAAAGAAACAATAAAATCGGAATTGCTTGGCACTGTTCGATGCATCAAATTTAGTCCGAAGTTAATTGAAGGAACGATTTTTAAAGGTGGTGAAGGCATGGTGGTTTGGGTGACCGATGATGAAAACAAAATGCCAGTTTATGTAGAAACCCCAATTGTTGTAGGAACAATAAAAGTACGACTGTTTAAATACGAAGGATTAAAGAATCCTATAAACTGCATTGTACCAAAATAA
- a CDS encoding FAD/NAD(P)-binding protein gives MKTIVVIGGGWSGTFTAIQLLERSKTVRVKIIHSGPPLGLGIAYSTNESEHLLNVPAGRMSAFKNKPNHFSDWLISKGYSTNPTNEFVPRKVYGNYLLELVEKYQSNQQLEVIDARAIDIQKSKNHYEILLNTNNSVFADKIVLALGNFLPASPKLKSPAFYKSNRYFQNPWTNDYLNNIATDKNILLIGTGLTMVDCILSLKKIDFQKTIYVVSPRGYTPVAHGPLETYPDFYSELENKSLLDIYKTIRKHIRKAAKENITWRAVIDSLRPNAQQIWLHLSEKDKQQFISHLRHIWGVVRHRLPIKTYEEMNQLQTSGQMEVIGGRIDNLQEQSGNISVTIQLRKQSVIRELNVGTVVNCTGPQTNYNDLQDQLIMNLLSKKMILSDPLKMGIQATINGEVLQNNQEVSKDLYALGSMLRGLFWETTAIPDIRIQTEHIAKQIINSIK, from the coding sequence ATGAAAACAATTGTTGTTATTGGCGGTGGCTGGAGCGGAACATTCACAGCAATACAATTGCTTGAGAGGAGCAAAACGGTTCGGGTGAAAATTATTCATTCAGGGCCTCCACTCGGTTTGGGAATTGCATACAGCACCAACGAATCGGAGCATCTGTTAAATGTTCCTGCAGGACGAATGAGTGCATTTAAAAATAAGCCCAACCACTTTTCTGATTGGTTGATCTCAAAAGGCTATTCAACAAATCCGACCAATGAATTTGTCCCACGCAAAGTATATGGAAACTACCTGCTCGAACTCGTTGAAAAATATCAAAGCAACCAACAACTGGAAGTGATTGATGCCAGAGCAATCGACATACAAAAATCAAAGAATCACTATGAGATTCTATTAAACACCAACAATTCGGTTTTTGCGGATAAAATCGTTTTAGCATTGGGAAATTTTCTTCCCGCTTCTCCCAAATTAAAGTCGCCTGCTTTTTATAAAAGCAATCGTTATTTTCAAAATCCGTGGACAAACGATTATCTAAATAACATAGCTACTGATAAAAATATATTGCTGATTGGCACAGGATTAACAATGGTTGATTGTATTTTAAGTTTAAAGAAAATCGATTTCCAAAAAACAATCTATGTTGTTTCACCGAGAGGCTACACTCCTGTTGCTCATGGCCCTCTTGAAACCTATCCTGATTTCTATTCGGAGTTAGAAAATAAGTCATTACTCGACATCTACAAAACGATTCGAAAACATATCCGCAAAGCAGCCAAAGAGAATATTACCTGGAGAGCGGTGATCGATTCTTTACGTCCGAATGCTCAGCAGATCTGGCTGCATTTATCAGAGAAAGATAAACAACAGTTTATTTCACACTTGCGACATATCTGGGGTGTTGTGCGCCACCGCTTGCCTATTAAAACATATGAGGAGATGAATCAACTCCAAACATCCGGACAAATGGAGGTGATAGGAGGACGAATTGACAATCTGCAGGAACAAAGCGGGAATATTTCAGTAACCATTCAATTGAGAAAGCAGTCGGTTATTCGTGAATTAAATGTGGGAACAGTTGTGAATTGTACAGGTCCGCAAACGAATTACAACGATTTGCAAGATCAGCTAATCATGAATTTATTGAGCAAAAAAATGATTCTTTCAGATCCATTAAAAATGGGTATACAAGCAACAATCAATGGTGAAGTTTTACAAAACAACCAAGAAGTCTCTAAAGATTTGTATGCCCTTGGCTCCATGCTTCGTGGCTTATTTTGGGAAACAACAGCCATTCCGGATATTCGAATACAAACAGAACATATTGCCAAACAAATTATTAATTCTATTAAATAG
- a CDS encoding T9SS type A sorting domain-containing protein — MKKIATLLFACILGINTLSAQTMGGPDAYGYIWRDSNDTLGPVYNWIDILPLVGAQEVRFLADDNTVGSFPIGFPFHYYWYDVSQFWVGSNGYIGFTNGQISAPFGMIPNTAGTQNFLAAMACDLLFDISNTAECWRYTNPAQDTLIVSWLNVPFYDAAIPAGSGNNEFQIILSAVDSSITYQYKTQTGFPAAGTNVVIGIENNSGNIGLQHSLNVFPPVNYAIKYMYPSNTTYVVNDASTTYNDNTETGGVFRSRNGLPFTMTTSIKNTGNQNLPSYNVFSRVLNSVGSTIVSDNKMSLASTPGQTENMTMTNLFNPTTAGTFRFLTNTQLPGDATPSNDQKVQEIVVIDTTTTAIRLSYDNNVEAGLGGLNWTGGEGGAAIYFVPPCYPVKLTEMYAYIVANPMSVGYSMVIYDDNVASGAAGTQLDSIYIPSTSVFTSTWNTIPLPTALTINSGGVYVAWVMNGDALTLGQNQVPPFSFRTFEIISNTWAPYRYRETEDLMINIGIEKIIVSGASITENAMNNYFGDFYPNPSSTMATINYDIPFNVKNLFYQLYDVQGKLVTVTSANMQSNSGKFSINVASLDAGIYTCKIAVDGEVIVRKLVITK; from the coding sequence ATGAAAAAAATAGCTACACTACTTTTTGCATGCATTTTAGGAATAAACACATTGTCGGCACAAACAATGGGTGGACCAGATGCTTATGGTTACATTTGGCGCGACAGCAATGATACGCTTGGACCGGTTTACAACTGGATTGATATACTTCCTTTGGTTGGTGCTCAAGAAGTACGCTTTTTGGCGGATGATAATACTGTTGGTTCATTCCCAATTGGTTTTCCTTTTCACTACTATTGGTACGATGTTTCTCAATTTTGGGTTGGCTCTAATGGATATATCGGTTTTACAAACGGACAAATTTCCGCTCCTTTTGGTATGATTCCAAATACTGCAGGTACACAAAATTTCTTAGCTGCAATGGCATGTGATTTATTATTTGATATTTCGAATACTGCTGAGTGCTGGCGATACACGAATCCTGCTCAAGACACATTAATTGTTTCTTGGTTGAATGTTCCTTTTTATGATGCGGCAATTCCTGCTGGTTCAGGCAACAATGAGTTTCAAATCATTTTAAGTGCGGTGGATAGTTCAATTACCTACCAATACAAAACACAAACCGGCTTTCCTGCTGCCGGAACGAATGTGGTAATCGGTATCGAAAACAATTCAGGAAACATTGGTTTGCAACATTCGTTGAATGTTTTTCCTCCTGTTAATTATGCAATCAAATACATGTATCCAAGTAATACGACTTATGTGGTTAATGATGCATCTACCACTTATAATGACAATACCGAAACAGGTGGTGTTTTCCGTTCGCGAAATGGATTGCCGTTTACGATGACAACCAGCATCAAAAATACAGGAAATCAAAATTTGCCTTCTTACAATGTGTTCTCTCGTGTGTTAAATTCCGTTGGATCAACCATTGTGTCGGACAATAAAATGAGCTTGGCGTCTACTCCGGGACAAACAGAGAACATGACCATGACGAATTTATTCAATCCGACAACTGCAGGAACATTTCGATTTTTAACAAATACACAATTACCGGGAGATGCAACTCCTAGTAATGATCAGAAAGTTCAGGAAATTGTGGTAATTGATACCACAACCACTGCAATTCGTTTATCATATGATAACAATGTGGAAGCTGGATTGGGCGGCTTAAACTGGACCGGTGGTGAAGGTGGTGCTGCCATCTATTTTGTTCCTCCTTGCTATCCCGTAAAACTTACAGAAATGTATGCATATATTGTTGCCAATCCAATGTCTGTAGGATATTCGATGGTGATTTATGATGATAATGTTGCTTCCGGTGCTGCTGGAACTCAATTGGATTCTATCTATATTCCTTCAACATCTGTATTCACTTCTACATGGAATACAATTCCTTTACCGACTGCATTGACCATTAACTCCGGTGGGGTATATGTGGCATGGGTGATGAATGGTGATGCATTGACCTTAGGACAAAATCAAGTTCCTCCTTTCTCTTTCCGTACGTTTGAAATTATCAGCAATACATGGGCGCCATACCGCTACCGTGAAACAGAGGATTTGATGATCAATATTGGAATCGAAAAGATTATTGTTTCAGGTGCAAGTATCACTGAAAATGCAATGAATAATTATTTCGGTGACTTTTATCCGAATCCTTCATCGACAATGGCGACAATCAATTATGATATTCCATTCAATGTGAAAAATCTATTCTATCAGTTGTATGATGTACAAGGTAAATTGGTAACGGTTACTTCTGCTAATATGCAGTCAAATTCAGGTAAGTTTTCTATTAACGTTGCTTCTTTAGACGCAGGTATCTATACATGCAAAATTGCTGTGGATGGGGAAGTGATTGTGAGAAAATTGGTGATTACCAAATAA
- a CDS encoding SpoIID/LytB domain-containing protein, which translates to MKKLLLFLSCFSVFISTHAAVINVRILTTKVIQSFIFSPINGTYDVYGDGVLLLNSDTPGIFQLTIEKDSIILKTFEHTIGKYASLKMLSKQPGGAFKIKSVVPEGKVRTYEDDVTIHLTSDKKQFLLINKVDIEKYIGGVVESESGKRTSLEYYKLQSILCRTYLLAHITRHVPEGFQVCDDVHCQAYLSRTTDADIQKGVNDTKGLVVVDNDLNLITAAFHSNCGGQTVASQDVWAMSTSYLKSVKDTFCMSQTHAHWKRSIPLEDWKAYLQLKHKYPVDDSLKLNNATTFSQPNGRAIYFTDKDLKIPLKVIRADFQLKSTYFSVEQQGETVVFNGRGYGHGVGLCQEGAMRMAGLNYSYKEILNFYYKDVHLVDLSALSYFRQE; encoded by the coding sequence ATGAAAAAACTACTTTTATTCCTTTCTTGCTTTTCTGTTTTTATCTCTACGCATGCGGCTGTAATTAATGTTCGAATCCTGACCACCAAAGTGATTCAATCCTTTATCTTTTCTCCAATAAACGGTACCTATGATGTTTATGGTGATGGCGTATTGCTTTTAAATAGTGATACTCCTGGAATTTTTCAACTCACCATCGAAAAGGATTCCATTATTTTAAAAACATTTGAACATACCATCGGTAAATATGCTTCCCTCAAAATGCTTTCGAAACAACCTGGTGGTGCATTTAAAATTAAATCCGTTGTTCCGGAGGGAAAAGTACGAACCTATGAAGATGATGTAACCATTCACTTAACGTCTGATAAAAAGCAGTTTTTGCTCATCAACAAAGTAGACATTGAAAAATACATTGGTGGAGTAGTGGAGTCAGAATCCGGAAAACGAACCAGTTTAGAATATTATAAGTTGCAATCGATTTTATGCAGAACCTATTTATTGGCACACATCACTCGCCATGTCCCGGAAGGCTTTCAGGTATGTGACGATGTGCATTGTCAAGCTTATTTGAGCCGTACAACCGATGCAGACATTCAAAAAGGAGTGAACGATACAAAAGGTTTAGTTGTAGTGGACAATGATTTAAATTTAATTACAGCTGCCTTTCATTCCAATTGTGGCGGACAAACCGTGGCTTCACAAGATGTTTGGGCAATGTCAACCTCGTACTTAAAATCGGTGAAGGATACATTTTGTATGTCGCAAACCCATGCGCATTGGAAACGCAGTATTCCCTTGGAAGATTGGAAAGCATACTTACAATTAAAACATAAATATCCGGTAGACGATAGTTTGAAGTTAAACAATGCAACCACTTTTTCGCAACCGAATGGAAGAGCGATTTATTTTACAGATAAAGATTTAAAAATTCCATTGAAAGTAATTCGTGCGGACTTCCAACTGAAATCAACCTACTTTTCCGTAGAACAACAAGGCGAAACGGTTGTGTTTAATGGACGAGGTTATGGGCATGGAGTTGGTTTGTGTCAGGAGGGAGCCATGCGTATGGCCGGTTTAAATTATTCGTATAAAGAGATCTTAAATTTCTATTATAAAGATGTGCACTTGGTGGATTTATCTGCTTTGAGTTATTTTCGACAGGAATAA
- a CDS encoding 4-hydroxy-3-methylbut-2-enyl diphosphate reductase, which yields MKNFNIPDFYKSPVISKVKEIRKINDPRKKDFTPTLLDFGPVRFHIARHFGFCYGVENAIEISYKAIEENPDKKIYLLSQMIHNPDVNNDLLNRGVKFLMDTSGNQIIPFDALNASDIVIIPAFGTTLTIEKELNRLGIEVRKYDTTCPFVERVWKKSEKLGEDKYSIIIHGKFNHEETRATYSRSEQNAPSIIVKDIVESRVLGEYILGNIDIDAFNKVFKGKHSDNFDPTKHLERVGVINQTTMLATETQEIADYFKSIMVQKFGDADLKNHFADTRDTLCYATNENQEATYGLLKNKADIAIVVGGYNSSNTSHIVELCEEKLPTYFISSAKEIVSINEIHHFDFSHQKHLHSLDFIPEKNVIDIILTSGASCPDSIVDEVLQKIISYFPSAKKIDEVIGGLN from the coding sequence ATGAAAAACTTTAACATTCCCGATTTTTATAAAAGTCCTGTTATTTCAAAAGTAAAAGAGATTCGTAAAATAAACGATCCACGTAAAAAGGATTTTACCCCTACCCTTTTGGATTTTGGTCCGGTGCGTTTTCACATTGCTCGACATTTTGGTTTTTGTTATGGTGTTGAAAATGCGATTGAAATTTCTTACAAAGCCATTGAAGAAAATCCCGATAAAAAAATATACTTATTGAGTCAAATGATTCATAACCCGGATGTAAACAACGATTTATTAAACCGTGGAGTGAAATTTTTGATGGATACCTCCGGCAATCAAATTATTCCTTTCGATGCGTTAAATGCGAGCGACATTGTGATTATTCCTGCCTTTGGAACCACATTAACGATTGAAAAGGAATTAAACCGATTAGGCATCGAAGTCCGAAAATACGATACCACTTGTCCATTTGTAGAACGTGTGTGGAAAAAGTCGGAGAAATTAGGCGAGGATAAATACAGTATTATTATTCACGGTAAATTTAACCATGAAGAAACCAGAGCAACATATTCACGAAGTGAACAAAATGCTCCTTCTATCATCGTAAAAGACATCGTTGAATCCAGAGTGCTTGGAGAATATATTTTAGGAAATATTGACATCGATGCATTTAATAAGGTATTCAAAGGCAAACACTCTGACAATTTTGACCCAACAAAACATCTTGAACGCGTAGGTGTAATCAATCAAACAACCATGTTGGCAACCGAAACACAAGAAATTGCCGATTATTTTAAAAGCATTATGGTCCAGAAGTTTGGAGATGCCGACTTAAAGAATCATTTTGCGGATACACGAGACACACTGTGTTATGCAACCAACGAAAATCAAGAAGCAACCTATGGTTTGTTAAAAAATAAGGCCGACATTGCAATTGTTGTTGGTGGATACAACAGCTCCAACACTTCACACATTGTGGAATTATGTGAAGAAAAACTTCCAACGTATTTTATTTCTTCTGCAAAAGAAATCGTTTCTATAAATGAAATCCACCATTTCGATTTTTCACATCAGAAACACTTGCACAGCCTTGATTTTATTCCGGAGAAGAATGTCATTGATATCATCCTTACGAGTGGTGCCTCCTGCCCTGACTCGATTGTGGATGAAGTTTTACAGAAGATTATTTCGTATTTCCCATCTGCTAAAAAAATAGATGAAGTGATTGGTGGCTTGAACTAA